Proteins from a genomic interval of Crassostrea angulata isolate pt1a10 chromosome 7, ASM2561291v2, whole genome shotgun sequence:
- the LOC128156973 gene encoding solute carrier family 23 member 1-like, with amino-acid sequence MTYLLYNSPSACKHHTKSSSEWQTKMAGSKSSSDPEIEIQVEETKASSEGDNMLYKVDDTPPWYLSILLGFQHYLTAFGSTLSVPLVLQSAMCIGDDRVGLSEIISTIFFVSGLSTLLQTTFGVRLPIIQGATFSFLTPTFTILALKKWECPFTLAAKGEWNVTSDPLPDPGSPEHKEMWQMRMREIQGAIMVSSIFEIVIGFSGVIGLFLHFIGPLVIVPTISLIGLSLFKEAADLASKQWYIAVMTVALIAIFSQYLKKVKIPVCRVTRKNGCSMYKLPIFKLFPILLALISAWAICGILTAAGAFPEQGKWGSAARTDAKIDVLEKSLWFRFPYPGQWGLPTVSVSAVFGMLAGVLASIIESVGDYYACAKLAGAPPPPVHAINRGIGMEGIGCLLAGAWGSGNGTTSYSENIGAIGITRVGSRRVVQMGGLIMMILGCLGKFGALFVTIPDPVIGGLFMVTFGMVVAVGLSNLQFVDLSSSRNIFIIGTSIFFGLSFPNWMKTHPGYIDTGSDILDQLLSVLLGTSMFVGGTIGFILDNTIPGTLEERGILRWRQKDESWTASGDNVNSVYDLPCIQKYLNKLTITRYLPFCPNFQPCCGKGSKKQEPPVEPTSVYEKKVDDTNM; translated from the exons ATGACCTACTTACTTTATAACTCGCCAAGCGCTTGTAAACACCACACGAAAAGTTCATCCGAGTGGCAAACAAAGATGGCAGGTTCCAAAAGCTCTAGCGATCCCGAGATTGAAATCCAAGTTGAGGAGACTAAGGCCTCTTCCGAAGGGGACAACATGTTGTACAAAGTTGACGATACACCGCCATGGTACCTGTCAATTCTCCTAGGATTCCAG CACTACCTAACAGCATTTGGTTCCACACTCTCTGTTCCATTAGTCCTGCAGTCGGCCATGTGTATTGGTGACGATCGCGTCGGACTCAGCGAAATCATCTCCACCATATTCTTTGTGTCGGGATTATCCACGCTGCTCCAGACTACCTTTGGGGTCAG gTTACCAATCATTCAAGGGGCAACTTTCTCCTTTCTGACACCAACCTTTACTATATTGGCGCTGAAGAAATGGGAGTGTCCTTTCACCTTGGCAGCTAAAG gagAGTGGAATGTGACCTCTGACCCTCTACCAGACCCCGGAAGTCCAGAGCATAAAGAAATGTGGCAGATGAGGATGCGCGAG ATTCAAGGTGCCATCATGGTTTCGTCAATTTTCGAAATCGTCATCGGCTTCAGTGGGGTGATTGGCCTGTTTCTACACTTTATCGGACCACTGGTCATCGTCCCCACCATCTCTCTGATTGGTCTGTCCTTGTTTAAGGAGGCAGCCGACCTGGCCTCTAAACAGTGGTATATCGCCGTCAT gacaGTGGCCCTGATAGCGATATTTTCACAATATCTGAAGAAGGTTAAAATTCCAGTTTGTCGAGTCACACGAAAAAATGGATGCTCGATGTATAAACTgccaatttttaaattatttccg ATTTTATTAGCTTTGATATCTGCTTGGGCTATTTGTGGCATCTTAACTGCAGCTGGTGCATTTCCGGAACAAGGAAAATGGGGTTCTGCCGCCCGGACTGATGCGAAGATTGACGTGTTAGAAAAGTCGCTTTGGTTCCGATTCCCTTATCCCG GTCAGTGGGGCCTGCCAACAGTCAGTGTGTCAGCCGTGTTTGGGATGCTTGCTGGAGTACTCGCCTCTATCATAGAATCTGTGGGAGATTACTACGCATGCGCCAAACTTGCTGGAGCTCCTCCTCCTCCAGTTCATGCTATCAATAGAG GAATAGGAATGGAAGGAATAGGCTGCTTGTTGGCCGGTGCTTGGGGATCTGGCAATGGCACGACCTCTTACAGTGAAAACATTGGTGCAATAGGAATCACTAGg GTTGGAAGTCGACGAGTTGTACAGATGGGAGGTTTGATCATGATGATCCTGGGATGTCTGGGTAAATTCGGAGCTTTGTTCGTCACCATTCCTGACCCGGTGATTGGGGGACTGTTTATGGTCACCTTTG GCATGGTGGTAGCAGTGGGACTCTCCAATCTGCAGTTTGTGGACCTCTCTTCATCAAGGAATATATTCATCATCGGAACCTCCATATTCTTTGGACTTTCCTTCCCAAATTGGATGAAAACCCACCCGGGTTATATTGATACAG gGAGTGATATTTTAGACCAGTTGTTGAGCGTTCTACTCGGAACTAGCATGTTCGTTGGAGGAACAATTGGTTTTATCCTTGATAATACTATACCAG GAACTTTAGAGGAACGTGGTATTTTGAGATGGCGGCAAAAAGATGAATCGTGGACAGCCAGTGGAGATAATGTCAACTCTGTATATGACTTACCTTGTATACAGAAATATCTCAACAAACTGACAATCACGCGGTACCTCCCATTTTGTCCTAATTTCCAGCCTTGTTGTGGGAAAGGTAGCAAGAAGCAAGAACCTCCGGTAGAACCAACGTCGGTTTACGAAAAGAAAGTTGATGATACCAATATGTAA